The Corynebacterium qintianiae genome has a window encoding:
- the lepA gene encoding translation elongation factor 4, protein MAASKTNFAETTFTDPARIRNFCIIAHIDHGKSTLADRILQLSKVVDARDMRDQYLDNMDIERERGITIKAQNVRLPWTPASGECAGQETILQMIDTPGHVDFSYEVSRALEACEGAILLVDAAQGIEAQTLANLYMAMDKDLEIIPVLNKIDLPAADPEKYSLEIAHIIGCEPDEVLRVSGKTGEGVPELLDKLVELVSAPSSEFGPEAPARALIFDSVYDTYRGVVTYVRMMDGRLTPHQQVQMMNTGVKHEILEIGVVSPTMKKTKGLGPGEVGYLITGVKDVRETRVGDTVTWAAKGAEQPLAGFAEVKPMVYSGLFPVSQEDFPDLRESLEKLQLNDASLTWEPETSVALGFGFRCGFLGLLHMEITRDRLEREFDLDLISTAPSVTYRVVAEDGTESHVHNPSDWPGGKLQEVYEPIVNMTIIVPQEFVGTTMELCQSKRGAMKNMEYLSEDRVELRYIMPLGEIIFDFFDMLKSRTKGYASLNYEEAGEQEADLVKVDILLQGEPVDAFSAIVHRDSAQWYGNKMTKKLKELIPRQQFEVPVQAAIGSKIIARENIRALRKDVLSKCYGGDISRKRKLLEKQKAGKKRMKSIGSVTVPQEAFVAALSTDEE, encoded by the coding sequence ATGGCTGCCTCGAAAACCAACTTTGCGGAAACGACGTTCACGGATCCCGCCCGCATCCGGAACTTCTGCATCATCGCCCACATCGACCACGGGAAATCCACCCTGGCCGACCGCATTCTTCAGCTGTCCAAGGTGGTGGACGCGCGCGACATGCGCGATCAGTACCTGGACAACATGGATATCGAGCGCGAGCGCGGCATCACCATCAAGGCGCAGAACGTGCGCCTGCCGTGGACCCCGGCGTCTGGTGAATGCGCGGGCCAGGAGACGATCCTGCAGATGATCGATACGCCCGGCCACGTCGACTTCTCTTACGAGGTCTCCCGCGCGCTTGAGGCGTGCGAGGGGGCGATCCTGCTTGTCGACGCCGCGCAGGGCATCGAGGCCCAGACCCTGGCCAACCTCTACATGGCCATGGACAAGGACCTGGAGATCATCCCGGTGCTGAACAAGATCGACCTGCCCGCCGCGGACCCGGAGAAGTACTCGCTTGAGATCGCCCACATCATCGGCTGCGAGCCCGACGAGGTGCTGCGCGTCTCCGGCAAGACGGGTGAGGGGGTGCCGGAGCTGCTGGACAAGCTCGTCGAGCTGGTCTCTGCGCCGTCGTCCGAGTTCGGCCCTGAGGCCCCAGCCCGCGCGCTCATCTTCGATTCTGTCTACGACACATACCGCGGCGTGGTCACCTACGTGCGCATGATGGACGGCAGGCTCACCCCGCACCAGCAGGTCCAGATGATGAACACCGGGGTCAAGCACGAGATCCTCGAGATCGGCGTGGTTTCTCCCACGATGAAGAAGACCAAGGGTTTGGGCCCGGGCGAGGTTGGCTACCTCATCACCGGCGTGAAAGACGTGCGCGAGACGCGCGTGGGCGACACGGTCACGTGGGCGGCGAAAGGCGCCGAGCAGCCGCTGGCCGGCTTCGCCGAGGTCAAGCCCATGGTGTACTCGGGCCTGTTCCCAGTCTCGCAGGAAGACTTCCCCGACTTGCGCGAGTCCCTGGAAAAGCTCCAGCTTAACGACGCCTCCCTGACGTGGGAGCCCGAAACCTCCGTGGCACTCGGCTTCGGCTTCCGGTGCGGTTTCCTGGGGCTGCTGCACATGGAGATCACCCGCGACCGCTTGGAGCGGGAATTCGACCTCGACCTGATCTCCACCGCGCCGAGCGTGACCTACCGCGTGGTCGCCGAGGACGGCACCGAAAGCCACGTGCACAACCCCTCGGACTGGCCCGGCGGCAAGCTGCAGGAGGTCTACGAGCCGATAGTGAACATGACGATCATCGTGCCGCAGGAGTTCGTGGGCACGACCATGGAGCTGTGCCAGTCCAAGCGTGGCGCCATGAAGAACATGGAATACCTTTCCGAGGACCGCGTGGAGCTGCGCTACATAATGCCACTCGGCGAAATCATCTTCGATTTCTTCGACATGCTCAAGTCACGCACCAAGGGTTACGCCTCGCTGAACTACGAGGAGGCCGGTGAGCAGGAGGCTGACTTGGTCAAGGTGGACATTCTGCTGCAGGGTGAACCCGTCGACGCGTTCTCCGCCATCGTCCACCGCGATTCGGCGCAGTGGTACGGCAACAAGATGACGAAGAAGCTCAAGGAGCTCATCCCGCGCCAGCAGTTCGAGGTGCCGGTGCAGGCGGCGATCGGCTCGAAAATCATTGCCCGCGAGAACATCCGCGCGCTGCGCAAGGACGTGTTGTCGAAGTGCTACGGCGGCGACATCTCACGCAAGCGCAAGCTGCTGGAGAAGCAGAAAGCCGGCAAGAAGCGCATGAAGTCGATCGGCTCCGTCACGGTTCCGCAGGAGGCGTTCGTCGCCGCGCTGTCTACCGACGAGGAGTAG
- a CDS encoding FUSC family protein, with amino-acid sequence MRPGERDLVERTLDANRRLVRRNAEPASPSTSGSDSHPLFDAHRSVIPHTRPSMMYRLTRSDNRHSHTVITAEKVFLATLFAAVSGVALGFDRPDWAVVSALLMLQWGPDRIPGQVRGLHRLVGSLLGIALFGIFHHFEVSGFSLLLVLALCQFGAEFFVTRNYALTVIFTTPLALLMGDSLAQPFGQVFTARTVEVVLSIVFGSLFLWIWRPHAEQRHHFRLQIRCRKAMGSLLGALLVTPPSGAKEERRDLQYELLAERQAVNSLALDHPGTALTVWADHVEIQRAGYAILDYCSAHNDEMLTAAQVEALAAHLKRVL; translated from the coding sequence GTGCGGCCGGGCGAGCGCGATCTGGTGGAGCGCACCCTCGACGCTAATCGACGCCTCGTGCGACGCAACGCGGAGCCCGCTTCGCCGTCAACTTCGGGCTCGGACTCGCACCCGCTTTTCGACGCCCACCGCAGCGTGATCCCCCACACCAGGCCGTCGATGATGTACCGGCTGACGCGCTCCGACAACCGACACTCCCACACCGTGATCACGGCGGAAAAGGTCTTCCTGGCCACGCTCTTCGCGGCCGTCTCGGGTGTCGCACTCGGTTTCGACCGCCCCGACTGGGCGGTCGTTTCCGCACTGCTCATGCTGCAGTGGGGCCCGGACCGTATCCCGGGCCAGGTCCGAGGCCTGCACCGCCTCGTCGGCTCCTTGCTCGGCATCGCCCTGTTCGGAATCTTCCACCACTTCGAAGTCTCGGGGTTTTCGCTGCTGCTGGTCCTGGCGCTGTGTCAGTTCGGCGCCGAGTTCTTTGTCACCCGCAACTACGCCCTGACCGTCATCTTCACTACCCCGCTCGCGCTGCTCATGGGCGACTCGCTGGCCCAGCCGTTCGGCCAGGTCTTCACCGCCCGCACAGTCGAGGTTGTGCTCTCGATCGTTTTCGGATCTCTGTTTTTGTGGATCTGGAGGCCGCACGCCGAGCAGCGCCATCACTTCCGGCTTCAGATTCGCTGCCGCAAGGCGATGGGTTCGCTCCTCGGGGCGCTGCTGGTTACCCCACCAAGCGGGGCGAAGGAAGAGCGGCGCGACCTGCAGTACGAGCTGCTGGCGGAGCGCCAGGCCGTGAACTCGCTTGCACTGGACCACCCGGGCACTGCTCTGACAGTGTGGGCCGACCACGTGGAAATCCAGCGGGCCGGATACGCCATCTTGGACTACTGCAGCGCCCACAACGACGAGATGCTCACGGCCGCCCAGGTCGAGGCGCTGGCGGCGCACCTGAAAAGAGTGCTGTAG
- a CDS encoding ankyrin repeat domain-containing protein yields the protein MNDHDNHQVPEEIQEFAGKLFEFARTGDVTLLEYVDNGVDVNLANQDGNTFLMLAAYSGHAELVEGLVERGADVDKLNARGQSPLAGVIFKKEDAIVDLLLEAGADPRAGHPDAIATAQMFGRADLAEKMG from the coding sequence ATGAACGACCACGACAACCACCAGGTGCCCGAGGAGATTCAGGAGTTCGCGGGAAAACTCTTCGAGTTCGCGCGCACCGGTGACGTTACGTTGCTGGAGTACGTGGACAACGGCGTGGACGTGAACTTGGCCAACCAGGACGGCAACACGTTTCTCATGCTCGCCGCCTACTCGGGGCACGCCGAGCTCGTAGAGGGTTTGGTGGAGCGTGGGGCGGACGTCGATAAGCTCAATGCCCGTGGGCAGTCCCCGCTGGCTGGCGTGATTTTTAAGAAAGAGGACGCGATCGTGGATCTCCTGCTTGAGGCGGGGGCGGACCCGCGCGCTGGGCACCCCGACGCGATTGCCACGGCGCAGATGTTCGGGCGCGCGGACCTTGCGGAGAAGATGGGTTGA
- a CDS encoding CPBP family intramembrane glutamic endopeptidase, with amino-acid sequence MPPPTELQYHRASREPALRRSGYKAWKPALEIVLVLVLFVVLQAVFVIGFLLVGVGNGLDRDWFSDTIVSDQSDTSPLSMLFYYGALAFSGLGAFIAAWAAGRKPGALFSVAGRVRWRVMAISLCWIGLPAVGCFALDALVNRGVPAPLDRTFWLSSLIWATLIPLQCTAEELIFRGCLPQALGAWIRSPWVVFAISLPLFVAGHAYGLAGLASVAVFAALASLLVHRTGGLEAAIALHCTNNMAISYSGFSGIDSLPEDNNRILITAAAVLLQYAGAAVLLFVLRGYAPAQPSHPPGWFPGTGWFRGWPRVVLRFPPTAVAHRRRQLQSSGPGVR; translated from the coding sequence GTGCCCCCTCCCACCGAGCTCCAGTACCACCGGGCCTCACGCGAGCCCGCGCTGCGGCGCAGCGGGTACAAGGCGTGGAAGCCCGCGTTGGAGATCGTTCTGGTGCTGGTGTTGTTCGTGGTGCTGCAGGCAGTGTTTGTCATCGGGTTTCTTCTCGTCGGGGTGGGCAACGGACTCGACCGGGACTGGTTCTCCGACACCATCGTGAGCGATCAGTCCGACACCAGCCCACTGAGCATGCTGTTTTACTACGGTGCGCTCGCGTTCTCGGGCTTGGGCGCGTTCATTGCCGCGTGGGCGGCGGGGCGCAAACCCGGTGCGCTGTTTTCGGTGGCGGGGCGCGTTCGCTGGCGTGTCATGGCGATTTCCCTGTGCTGGATTGGGCTACCCGCAGTGGGTTGTTTCGCTCTTGACGCCCTCGTCAACCGGGGTGTGCCTGCCCCTCTGGACCGCACGTTCTGGCTGAGCTCCCTGATTTGGGCCACCCTGATCCCGCTGCAGTGCACGGCCGAGGAGCTCATCTTTCGCGGTTGCCTCCCCCAGGCGTTGGGTGCCTGGATCCGCTCCCCGTGGGTCGTTTTCGCCATTTCCCTGCCGCTCTTTGTCGCCGGCCACGCCTACGGCCTCGCCGGGTTGGCCAGTGTCGCCGTGTTCGCCGCGCTCGCCTCGTTGCTAGTCCACCGCACCGGCGGACTCGAAGCGGCGATCGCGTTGCACTGCACCAACAACATGGCGATCTCCTACTCCGGCTTCTCCGGAATCGATTCTCTGCCGGAGGACAACAACCGGATCCTGATTACCGCGGCCGCGGTCTTGCTGCAGTACGCGGGTGCAGCGGTACTACTGTTTGTGTTGCGCGGGTACGCGCCCGCTCAGCCTTCGCACCCGCCCGGGTGGTTCCCCGGTACGGGGTGGTTCCGCGGATGGCCGCGGGTTGTGTTGCGCTTCCCGCCGACCGCCGTCGCTCATCGCCGGCGCCAATTACAGTCCTCCGGGCCCGGAGTAAGGTAG
- a CDS encoding alpha/beta fold hydrolase, protein MQIQRDGFTIFARVLGDKDKPALVFLQGGPGFPSPRERFEWVAAALEHYRVVLLDQRGTGRSTRIDRAEPSLIDAPTLGSLRADNIVADAEAVRQELGVERWDVLGQSFGGFCLTHYLAVKPESVRHAFFTGGLPTVTRGVDEVYRATFAKLRARHLAFYAEIPWAEKMVREVCRHLDNSEELLPTGERLSSRRFRTVGANLGREDGFEVLANLLEEPFHPSGRLRTDFLAEVGDHVSFERAPLYAAVHESIYGGTVPGATAWSAQRVSETLDGFAPDASPDDAEFYLTGEHIFPFQFDEDPALRPFKQVAEELALKDDWPNLYPGLGRAGSAAAVVYTDDIYVPRELSLETADILGARVHETSEWQHDGLRKHGRDVMGALMSMAGL, encoded by the coding sequence ATGCAGATTCAGCGCGACGGGTTCACTATCTTCGCACGCGTGCTTGGCGACAAGGACAAGCCGGCGCTCGTGTTTCTCCAGGGCGGGCCGGGTTTTCCGAGCCCACGGGAGCGCTTCGAGTGGGTTGCCGCGGCGCTCGAGCACTACCGGGTGGTGCTGCTCGACCAGCGCGGCACCGGCCGCTCCACCCGCATTGACAGGGCCGAGCCCTCGCTAATCGACGCCCCCACCCTCGGCTCCTTGAGAGCCGACAACATCGTGGCCGACGCCGAGGCGGTCAGGCAAGAGCTCGGCGTGGAGCGCTGGGACGTGCTCGGCCAATCCTTCGGGGGGTTCTGCCTGACCCACTACCTGGCGGTGAAACCGGAGAGCGTGCGGCACGCGTTTTTCACCGGCGGCCTCCCGACGGTGACGCGCGGGGTGGATGAGGTGTACCGGGCGACGTTTGCCAAGCTCAGGGCGCGGCACCTGGCCTTTTACGCCGAAATACCGTGGGCGGAGAAGATGGTCCGCGAGGTGTGCCGCCACCTGGACAACTCCGAGGAGTTACTGCCCACGGGCGAGCGGTTGAGCTCCCGGCGCTTCCGCACCGTGGGCGCGAACCTGGGCCGGGAGGACGGCTTCGAGGTACTGGCGAATTTGCTGGAGGAGCCGTTCCACCCCAGCGGACGGCTGCGCACGGACTTCCTCGCGGAGGTGGGCGACCACGTCAGTTTCGAGCGAGCCCCGCTCTACGCGGCGGTCCACGAGTCCATCTACGGCGGCACGGTCCCCGGCGCGACGGCGTGGTCGGCGCAGCGCGTCTCCGAGACGCTGGACGGCTTCGCACCGGACGCCTCGCCCGACGACGCCGAGTTCTACCTCACCGGAGAGCACATCTTCCCCTTCCAATTCGACGAGGACCCGGCGCTGCGCCCGTTCAAGCAGGTTGCGGAGGAATTGGCGCTGAAGGATGACTGGCCCAACCTTTACCCGGGCCTGGGCCGGGCAGGCAGCGCGGCCGCAGTGGTCTACACCGACGACATTTACGTTCCGCGTGAACTGTCCCTGGAGACCGCCGACATTCTCGGCGCGCGCGTCCACGAGACATCCGAGTGGCAGCACGACGGCCTGCGCAAGCACGGTCGGGACGTCATGGGCGCGCTCATGTCCATGGCAGGGTTATGA
- the rpsT gene encoding 30S ribosomal protein S20, whose amino-acid sequence MANIKQQKKRVLTNEKRRLRNKSVRSATRTEMRKFREAVESGDKAAAEEQLRVASRKLDKAVTKGVFHRNAAANKKSNMARAFNQMA is encoded by the coding sequence ATGGCAAACATCAAGCAGCAGAAGAAGCGCGTTCTCACCAACGAGAAGCGCCGCCTGCGCAACAAGTCCGTCCGCTCCGCCACCCGCACGGAGATGCGCAAGTTCCGCGAGGCCGTCGAGTCCGGTGACAAGGCTGCCGCCGAGGAGCAGCTGCGCGTCGCTTCCCGCAAGCTGGACAAGGCTGTGACCAAGGGCGTGTTCCACCGCAACGCCGCGGCGAACAAGAAGTCCAACATGGCCCGCGCCTTCAACCAGATGGCCTAG
- a CDS encoding type II toxin-antitoxin system PemK/MazF family toxin: MEEGLALLNERLGSSPRAPRESKKASVARLIVKPTSRVARSIYYAPDMDGQAEPGEVVWVTVPSTPPRERSLLIVGREHHDVLGLLISPDKEHATHPDWLDIGSGDWEASGEPCWVRMDKTLLVSETDVHRRGASVPPRRFERVANRLRDGFDWI, translated from the coding sequence TTGGAGGAAGGCCTCGCGCTGCTCAACGAGCGCCTCGGCTCCTCCCCACGAGCCCCGCGCGAAAGCAAAAAAGCCAGCGTGGCCAGGCTGATTGTCAAACCGACCTCGCGGGTGGCGCGCAGCATCTACTACGCGCCCGACATGGACGGCCAGGCGGAACCGGGTGAAGTTGTGTGGGTCACCGTGCCGTCGACCCCGCCGCGCGAGCGCTCTCTGCTCATCGTGGGACGCGAGCATCACGACGTCCTCGGGCTGCTCATCTCCCCCGACAAAGAACACGCCACCCACCCCGACTGGCTCGACATCGGCTCCGGCGACTGGGAAGCCTCCGGTGAACCGTGCTGGGTGCGCATGGACAAAACCCTGCTGGTCTCAGAAACCGACGTGCACCGCCGCGGCGCGTCCGTCCCGCCCCGGCGCTTCGAGCGGGTGGCCAACCGGCTGCGCGATGGCTTCGACTGGATCTAG
- a CDS encoding LysE family translocator, with the protein MISPGDLAVIVGLNLVGAASPGPDVVLVTRTATRSRRHARAVAAGVLVGVLLWCTLTVLGAAAMLHAFPWMLTALQVVGGLVLVAMGLANVAQGWRDRRNPPMDAAEAESRLGTLRRSFVRGLSTNVSNPKIVFALTAMIAPLLPANPSPATAAVVILALWLSTVAVFALLSQVVSTRRVQRRLFAAGPYIDIGAGGFFIAVGALVFLRGILATM; encoded by the coding sequence TTGATCAGCCCCGGTGACCTCGCAGTCATCGTCGGGTTGAACCTGGTGGGTGCAGCGTCGCCCGGGCCCGACGTCGTCCTGGTGACGCGGACCGCGACGCGCTCGCGCAGGCACGCCCGCGCTGTAGCTGCAGGAGTTTTGGTCGGCGTGCTTCTGTGGTGCACCCTCACCGTGCTGGGGGCCGCCGCCATGTTGCACGCGTTTCCGTGGATGCTTACTGCGCTGCAAGTCGTCGGCGGGCTCGTTCTTGTGGCAATGGGGCTGGCCAACGTAGCGCAGGGCTGGCGGGATCGGCGCAACCCGCCGATGGATGCCGCGGAGGCAGAATCGCGGCTGGGAACGTTGAGAAGGTCCTTTGTGAGGGGGCTTTCCACGAACGTGTCCAACCCAAAGATCGTGTTCGCGCTGACCGCAATGATCGCGCCGCTGTTGCCGGCTAACCCGAGCCCGGCGACGGCGGCGGTGGTCATCCTCGCACTGTGGCTGAGTACCGTGGCGGTTTTCGCGCTGCTGTCGCAGGTCGTGTCAACCCGGCGAGTGCAGCGCCGGCTGTTTGCCGCGGGGCCCTACATAGACATCGGCGCAGGCGGGTTTTTTATCGCGGTGGGCGCTCTGGTGTTTCTCCGCGGGATCCTCGCCACAATGTGA
- a CDS encoding ATP-binding cassette domain-containing protein, which translates to MISVKSLTIDGILDNITFDVARGERVGIIGESGSGKSMTALAIMGLIDALPVRGSVTVDGTEMVGTPDRVRRRVRGESVAMIFQEPMTALDPLMTVSRQVSRDQVRARALLQEVGVDRPGAYPHELSGGQRQRVLIAAALAQDPDILICDEPTTALDVTVQKQILELIDRIVAARGMGLIFISHDLAVVNRMTDRVLVFKDGRIVAPDSEYAHSLHEASRPGPPATPRYLGEPVVTLTDVTLTRGATRALSSVSLSVHRGERLGIVGGSGSGKTSLLRVIAGLSAPSSGTVAVDGDVQMVFQDPYSSLDPRMEVGAQIRETGVDAARADEVLGQVGLADTGTRLPREFSGGQRQRISIARAAATRPAITLADEPVSALDVTVRSHVLELIDDVVGDNTLIFVSHDLAVVRELCPTVAVIHEGRIVEHGATEEIWRNPQHPYTRALLESVL; encoded by the coding sequence GTGATCAGCGTTAAAAGCCTGACAATCGACGGCATCCTCGACAACATCACCTTCGATGTCGCGCGCGGTGAGCGCGTCGGCATCATCGGCGAGTCCGGCTCAGGAAAGTCCATGACGGCGCTGGCCATCATGGGGCTTATCGACGCCCTCCCCGTACGCGGTTCCGTGACCGTCGACGGCACCGAGATGGTGGGTACGCCCGACCGCGTGCGCCGCCGCGTGCGCGGCGAGAGCGTAGCCATGATCTTCCAGGAGCCGATGACGGCGCTGGACCCGCTGATGACGGTGAGCCGGCAGGTCTCCCGCGACCAGGTGCGCGCCCGCGCCCTGCTGCAGGAAGTGGGCGTCGATCGGCCGGGGGCGTACCCGCACGAGCTCTCCGGCGGGCAACGCCAACGCGTGCTCATCGCCGCCGCTCTCGCCCAGGACCCCGATATCCTCATCTGCGACGAACCCACCACGGCCCTCGACGTGACGGTGCAGAAGCAGATCCTCGAGTTGATCGACCGCATCGTGGCCGCCCGCGGCATGGGGCTCATTTTCATCTCCCACGACCTCGCGGTGGTCAACCGCATGACCGACCGCGTCTTGGTGTTCAAGGATGGCCGGATCGTCGCGCCCGATTCGGAGTACGCCCACTCGCTGCACGAGGCCTCCCGCCCTGGCCCGCCTGCCACCCCGCGCTACCTCGGTGAACCGGTAGTCACGCTGACCGATGTCACACTGACCCGCGGCGCGACCCGCGCGCTTAGTTCTGTCTCGCTCTCCGTGCACCGCGGCGAGCGCCTCGGCATCGTCGGCGGATCCGGCTCCGGCAAGACCTCGCTGCTGCGCGTGATCGCTGGGTTGTCCGCACCTTCTTCTGGCACCGTGGCTGTCGACGGCGACGTGCAGATGGTGTTCCAGGACCCCTACTCGTCGCTTGACCCGCGCATGGAAGTGGGCGCGCAGATCCGCGAAACCGGCGTCGACGCCGCACGCGCCGACGAGGTACTCGGGCAGGTGGGCCTCGCTGACACGGGCACGCGGCTCCCGCGCGAGTTCTCCGGCGGGCAGCGCCAGCGCATCTCCATCGCGCGCGCCGCCGCAACCCGGCCCGCCATCACGCTCGCCGACGAGCCCGTCTCCGCCCTCGACGTCACCGTGCGCAGCCACGTGCTCGAGCTCATCGACGACGTGGTCGGCGACAACACGCTAATCTTCGTCTCCCACGACCTCGCCGTGGTGCGCGAGCTGTGCCCCACCGTCGCCGTGATCCACGAGGGCCGCATTGTCGAGCACGGCGCCACCGAAGAGATCTGGCGCAATCCGCAGCACCCGTACACGCGGGCGCTGCTGGAATCCGTGCTTTAG
- the holA gene encoding DNA polymerase III subunit delta: MGRMLNPVHLVLGEDEFLAERATKAIIDAVGPAAEVSTFKANEVSEGELLMATSPSLFAEERVVVFTGAELAGKEPTELLLRAAVDPAPGMTLIIQHSGGGRQKAMVAKFKKAAEVHVADPLKGKDRHTWVSNEFRRHGVRPTPDVIAALLESVGSDLRELAAAVSQLVSDTDGEITVKSVHAYYSGVAEVSGFDIADQAVAGRADRALASTRRALQLGISPVAIAAALARKVGDIAKLYNTRGNPDQLGRELGMHPFVAKKTMQVARNWSGDAVSEAVIVIADLDAEVKGQGGDPDYAIEHAVRRIAELAR; this comes from the coding sequence ATGGGGCGCATGCTCAATCCCGTTCACCTGGTCCTCGGTGAGGACGAGTTTCTCGCCGAGCGCGCGACAAAGGCGATTATCGACGCCGTGGGTCCGGCCGCCGAGGTCAGCACGTTTAAGGCGAACGAAGTCTCGGAAGGTGAACTGCTCATGGCGACGAGCCCGTCACTTTTTGCCGAAGAGCGCGTCGTAGTGTTCACAGGCGCGGAGCTCGCGGGCAAGGAACCGACGGAGCTGCTGCTGCGTGCCGCGGTGGATCCCGCGCCGGGGATGACGCTGATCATTCAGCATTCCGGTGGCGGTCGCCAGAAGGCGATGGTGGCGAAATTCAAGAAGGCCGCAGAGGTGCACGTCGCGGACCCGCTGAAAGGCAAGGACCGCCACACTTGGGTGAGCAATGAGTTCCGCCGACACGGGGTGCGGCCGACACCGGACGTCATCGCCGCGCTGCTGGAGTCGGTGGGCTCCGACCTGAGGGAGCTGGCCGCGGCGGTGAGCCAGCTCGTCTCCGACACCGACGGTGAGATCACGGTGAAATCCGTGCATGCCTACTACTCGGGAGTCGCGGAGGTTTCCGGGTTCGACATCGCCGACCAAGCCGTCGCAGGCAGGGCGGATCGGGCGCTGGCGTCGACGCGCCGGGCACTCCAGCTGGGCATCAGTCCCGTCGCCATCGCCGCTGCACTGGCCCGGAAGGTCGGCGACATAGCCAAGCTTTACAACACCCGGGGAAACCCGGACCAGTTGGGGCGGGAGCTGGGGATGCACCCGTTTGTGGCGAAAAAGACGATGCAGGTGGCCCGCAACTGGTCCGGTGACGCAGTCTCTGAAGCAGTGATCGTGATCGCGGACTTGGACGCGGAGGTCAAGGGCCAGGGAGGAGACCCCGACTACGCCATCGAACACGCTGTGCGCAGGATCGCTGAGCTCGCCCGCTAA